From the Clostridium sp. Marseille-P299 genome, one window contains:
- a CDS encoding DUF503 domain-containing protein, whose protein sequence is MLVNTIIITFYAPWVQSLKEKRMILKSLMSKAKNKFNISIAEVKHQDNHKIIVLGIAYIAADNAQADSIYENIISFLETASDAEITDISHDWYRSGEL, encoded by the coding sequence ATGTTAGTAAATACAATTATTATTACATTTTATGCCCCGTGGGTGCAATCTTTAAAAGAGAAGAGAATGATTTTAAAAAGTTTGATGAGTAAAGCAAAGAATAAATTTAATATTTCAATTGCCGAAGTCAAACATCAGGATAACCATAAGATAATAGTGCTTGGAATTGCATACATTGCAGCAGATAATGCACAAGCAGATAGTATATACGAAAATATAATATCATTTTTAGAAACCGCATCAGATGCAGAAATAACGGATATTAGCCATGATTGGTATCGAAGTGGTGAGTTATAA
- a CDS encoding cellulase family glycosylhydrolase, whose protein sequence is MKGKWNLTKYFIILSLFILTGCQSKMTDSKIEPTIVTEEKSSLQTPESNELTEPSNDKNSNNNLNSNTDSNSSANQNEENEISSDIITSTDENTTSNVHNNTDNKNNTSSNTTETSKDSGTSMNNTESKNNSASKNKTKTSTLDYYGQLHVNGTNLCDENNNPIQLKGLSSHGLGWFPEYINMDAFKSFKNDWNMNVLRLAMYTEEYNGYCSSNEAQKKNLKSIVNKGIEIAQDLDLYVIVDWHILSDGNPLTHVKDAIEFFDEISSKYKNDPHILYEICNEPNGSTTWADIKSYAKQVIPAIRKNAPDAIIIVGTPTWSQDVDIAAQSPITEYDNIMYALHFYADTHRDNLRNKMVSAIESGLPVFVSEYGICDASGNGLINTEEANKWVALMDQHKVSYIAWNLSNKSESSAIIKSSCKKTSGFLDEDLSDSGKWLKSMLSGTDNLGSNANQDNNSSDNTTANKNTSSIKVTPTPTDIPKNNSSTSTTESADIDDFIKKITVSDSIQPSILLDTSWEESGSKCYLYRITLKNITSIPIENWTLKLEFQSNAEIKDNWNCTAKMKQNKITITPVDYNQTIQANSSISDLGIIVKVKSN, encoded by the coding sequence ATGAAAGGAAAATGGAATTTAACTAAATACTTTATCATACTATCTTTATTTATTTTAACGGGATGCCAATCTAAAATGACTGATTCTAAAATAGAGCCTACTATAGTTACCGAAGAGAAGAGTTCATTACAAACACCCGAATCAAATGAATTAACTGAGCCGAGTAATGATAAAAATTCGAACAATAATTTGAATTCTAATACTGATTCAAATTCTAGTGCCAATCAGAATGAAGAAAATGAAATAAGCTCTGATATCATTACAAGCACGGACGAAAATACTACTTCTAATGTACATAATAATACTGATAATAAAAACAACACGAGTTCAAATACTACTGAAACTTCAAAGGATAGTGGAACTTCAATGAATAATACAGAATCTAAAAATAATTCAGCTTCAAAAAATAAAACTAAGACTTCCACTCTAGATTATTACGGACAATTGCATGTAAACGGAACTAATCTATGTGACGAAAATAATAATCCGATACAATTAAAAGGTCTAAGCTCTCACGGACTTGGTTGGTTTCCAGAATACATCAACATGGATGCATTTAAATCCTTTAAAAATGACTGGAATATGAATGTTCTTCGTCTAGCCATGTATACAGAAGAATATAATGGATACTGTTCAAGCAATGAAGCACAGAAAAAGAATCTAAAATCAATTGTTAATAAAGGGATTGAAATCGCACAAGATTTAGACCTTTATGTAATAGTTGACTGGCATATTTTAAGTGATGGAAATCCATTAACCCACGTAAAGGATGCGATTGAGTTTTTTGATGAAATCTCATCGAAATATAAAAATGATCCGCATATTTTATATGAAATATGTAATGAACCAAATGGTAGCACTACTTGGGCGGACATTAAATCTTATGCAAAACAAGTCATTCCTGCCATCCGTAAAAATGCTCCTGATGCCATTATAATAGTTGGTACCCCAACATGGTCACAAGATGTTGACATAGCTGCACAATCACCAATAACGGAGTATGATAATATAATGTATGCCTTACATTTTTACGCAGATACACATCGTGATAATTTGAGAAACAAAATGGTTTCGGCAATTGAAAGTGGTCTTCCTGTCTTTGTTAGCGAGTACGGTATATGCGATGCCTCGGGAAACGGATTAATTAATACAGAGGAAGCAAATAAATGGGTCGCTTTGATGGATCAACATAAGGTAAGTTACATTGCGTGGAACCTTTCGAACAAAAGTGAAAGCTCTGCAATTATAAAAAGTTCTTGTAAAAAAACATCAGGCTTTTTGGATGAAGATCTTTCTGATAGTGGAAAATGGTTAAAATCTATGCTTAGCGGAACGGATAATCTTGGTTCTAATGCAAATCAAGATAATAATTCTTCTGATAATACAACCGCAAATAAAAATACATCTTCCATTAAAGTAACGCCAACTCCTACCGATATTCCTAAAAATAATTCATCTACTTCTACAACTGAATCAGCGGATATAGATGATTTCATTAAAAAAATAACTGTTAGTGATTCTATTCAACCTTCGATCTTACTTGATACATCCTGGGAAGAATCAGGAAGCAAGTGTTATTTGTACCGAATTACGCTTAAAAATATTACCTCAATACCGATTGAGAATTGGACCCTTAAATTAGAATTTCAAAGTAATGCTGAGATTAAGGATAACTGGAATTGCACAGCAAAAATGAAACAAAACAAAATCACTATTACACCAGTGGATTATAATCAAACAATTCAAGCTAACAGCAGTATTTCCGATTTAGGCATTATCGTTAAAGTAAAGTCAAATTAA